In a single window of the Phaeobacter sp. G2 genome:
- a CDS encoding AAA family ATPase — protein sequence MAYLSEIGNAVRPLTNVARMAGLLDELKGRVFGAPGFGVFHGPPGYGKTFGAIFCAVELDAIHLLVQSEWSKKFFLQQLLRELGHSGKGTVPELVQAATQALAIESRPLIIDEADYLVAKGLTGIVRDLHDGSQTPILLVGEEDLPQKLRRFTQFDSRIFAYAEALPADLKDTRELADMVSPEGIRIDDEILEEVRARHTGNARWIVKEVSHICKQARFNATSEITKQSWGGLEFLRDTAPVPRGDLK from the coding sequence ATGGCATATCTTTCTGAAATCGGCAACGCTGTTAGGCCTCTGACCAATGTGGCCAGAATGGCTGGGCTTCTCGATGAGCTGAAAGGCCGCGTCTTTGGTGCCCCCGGCTTTGGGGTGTTCCATGGCCCTCCAGGCTACGGAAAGACCTTCGGCGCGATCTTTTGCGCGGTTGAGCTGGATGCAATTCACCTGCTTGTGCAAAGCGAGTGGAGCAAGAAATTCTTCCTCCAGCAACTCCTGCGCGAACTCGGGCACTCTGGTAAAGGAACCGTTCCAGAACTTGTGCAAGCCGCGACACAAGCTCTGGCCATTGAGAGCCGCCCGCTGATCATTGACGAAGCCGACTACCTCGTCGCCAAAGGGCTGACCGGCATTGTCCGTGACCTGCACGACGGGTCTCAAACGCCTATCCTTTTGGTCGGTGAAGAAGATCTGCCCCAAAAGCTCCGGCGGTTCACTCAATTCGACAGCCGAATTTTTGCCTACGCAGAAGCGCTGCCGGCCGATCTCAAAGACACGCGAGAACTGGCAGACATGGTGTCCCCCGAAGGCATCAGAATTGATGACGAGATCCTGGAGGAAGTGCGCGCCCGCCACACTGGAAACGCCCGCTGGATCGTCAAAGAAGTCTCCCACATTTGCAAACAGGCCCGGTTCAACGCCACCAGCGAAATCACCAAACAAAGCTGGGGCGGCCTTGAGTTCCTGCGCGATACTGCGCCTGTACCGCGGGGTGACCTGAAATGA